A genome region from Magnolia sinica isolate HGM2019 chromosome 8, MsV1, whole genome shotgun sequence includes the following:
- the LOC131252888 gene encoding probable inositol transporter 2, producing the protein MQDIRIWGWTEDLFGYSVAFVLHLAMESGVHKLDETEFKECLNLTWKQPYVLRLAFSAGIGGLLFGYDTGVISGALLYIRDDFQAVDKKTVLQETIVSMAVAGAIIGAGIGGWMNDRFGRRFSILWADFLFFIGAIVMAAAPFPGIIILGRIFVGLGVGMASMTSPLYISEASPARVRGALVSTNGLLITGGQFLSYIINLAFTKAPGTWRWMLGVAGVPAFVQFILMWWLPESPRWLYRKDRKQEAIDILRKIYPPHEIEKEIEALRLSVEAEIADESSTGETNIFLKIKNAWKNVVVRRGLVAGIGCQVAQQFVGINTVMYYSPTIVQLAGFASNKTALALSLITSGLNAVGSIVSICFVDRVGRRKLLIGSLIGIIVMLGLLTGIFIGAEKNSPSVGSQETAHFSNYTCPAYKAAPSASWTCMKCLKASSDCGFCAHGGNHLGPGACLVSDPTVRTACHGEHREWYTRGCPSNFGWLALAGLALYIISYSPGMGTVPWIVNSEIYPLRYRGLCGGMAAVANWVSNLIVSQSFLSLTEAIGSSYTFLLFCVVSCVALVFIFLFVPETKGLPFEEVEKMLENSNWMIGMKSSVEAETSHSK; encoded by the exons ATGCAGGATATAAGAATTTGGGGCTGGACAGAAGACTTGTTTGGATATTCTGTTGCTTTTGTTCTTCACTTAGCCATGGAAAGTGGTGTGCATAAACTGGATGAAACAGAGTTCAAGGAGTGTTTGAACTTGACTTGGAAGCAACCATATGTTTTGCGTCTTGCATTTTCTGCTGGCATCGGAGGCCTCCTCTTCGGCTACGACACTG GTGTTATTTCGGGCGCACTTCTTTATATTCGAGACGATTTTCAGGCAGTTGATAAGAAGACAGTCTTACAG GAAACCATTGTGAGCATGGCTGTAGCTGGAGCTATAATTGGTGCAGGCATTGGTGGATGGATGAATGATAGATTTGGGAGGAGATTTTCAATTCTGTGGGCCGACTTTCTCTTCTTCATTGGTGCTATCGTCATGGCTGCTGCTCCGTTTCCTGGAATAATCATCCTCGGTCGGATCTTTGTGGGTCTGGGAGTCGGGATGGCTTCCATGACTTCACCCCTATACATTTCCGAAGCTTCTCCCGCTAGAGTCCGAGGTGCCCTCGTTAGCACTAATGGACTCCTAATCACAGGAGGACAGTTTTTGTCCTACATTATCAATCTGGCCTTCACCAAG GCTCCTGGAACCTGGCGTTGGATGCTTGGAGTAGCGGGAGTTCCAGCTTTTGTTCAATTTATATTGATGTGGTGGCTTCCGGAGTCTCCTCGGTGGCTCTATAGAAAG GACCGGAAACAAGAAGCCATCGATATTTTGAGGAAGATATACCCTCCCCATGAAATCGAAAAAGAGATTGAGGCCTTGCGGCTATCTGTCGAAGCTGAAATAGCCGATGAAAGTTCTACCGGAGAAACCAATATCtttcttaaaataaaaaatgcatggAAGAACGTCGTCGTCCGGAGAGGGCTCGTCGCTGGTATCGGTTGCCAGGTGGCCCAGCAATTCGTAGGCATCAACACAGTCATGTATTACAGCCCCACTATTGTTCAGTTGGCCGGTTTCGCTTCCAACAAAACTGCATTGGCACTCTCCCTCATTACCTCGGGTCTTAATGCCGTTGGTTCCATTGTCAGTATCTGTTTCGTCGATAGAGTTGGGAGGAGAAAGCTGCTTATTGGTAGCTTGATAGGAATCATAGTAATGCTTGGGCTATTAACCGGCATATTTATCGGTGCTGAAAAAAATTCCCCATCTGTTGGTAGCCAAGAGACCGCACATTTTTCGAACTATACATGTCCAGCTTACAAAGCAGCCCCAAGCGCTTCATGGACTTGTATGAAATGCTTGAAAGCATCATCGGATTGCGGATTTTGTGCTCATGGAGGCAACCAT CTTGGTCCTGGTGCATGTTTGGTGTCGGATCCAACCGTAAGGACCGCATGCCATGGTGAGCACCGTGAGTGGTACACCAGAGGATGCCCCAGCAATTTCGGATGGTTGGCATTGGCCGGACTAGCGTTATACATCATTTCGTATTCCCCAGGAATGGGGACCGTCCCTTGGATTGTCAACTCGGAAATCTACCCGTTGAGATATAGGGGCCTCTGCGGAGGGATGGCTGCGGTCGCCAACTGGGTCTCGAATCTCATCGTCTCACAGTCATTCTTATCCTTAACAGAAGCCATTGGAAGTTCATACACATTCCTTTTGTTTTGCGTGGTGTCTTGCGTTGCGCTCGTCTTCATCTTCCTATTTGTGCCAGAGACAAAAGGATTGCCATTTGAAGAGGTTGAGAAGATGCTGGAGAATAGTAATTGGATGATTGGAATGAAAAGCTCGGTCGAGGCCGAAACCAGTCATTCAAAATGA